The following nucleotide sequence is from Mycobacteriales bacterium.
ACCGGTTGTCGGTCCTCACGATGCCGGCTTCATGCGTTCCGAGTCCTCGCGGGGTCGCAGCAGCGCGTCCAGCCAGCGGAAGGACTCGGCGTGGTAGCGGCTGCGCGCGCCGGCCTCGCAGTGGTCGCCCGCGCCGTCCGCCGCCGTGAAGCGCACGAACTCGTGTGGACAGGTGAGCCTGGCGACCAGCTCCGGCGCCGAGGCGCCGATGTCGTCGTTCTCCGCGTTGCACACCCAGGTCGGGCAGGTGATCCGCTCGGCCCGGCCGGCGAGGGTGTAGTCGCGCAGCACGTCCAGGTACGCCAGCGGGCTGCGCACGCCGTGGACCTGCATGCCGCGGCGCAGCGCCCAGCCGGCCGTCGGCTTGCGGAGCACCCGCGCCGTGACGACGCGCACCGCCAGGCGGGCCCAGGCTCTGTTCTCCCGCAGGCCGGTGGCGAGCGACGCCGGCATCCGGGCCAGGAACCCTTCGTACAGGCTGAATGCGCCGCAGTCGGCGACCAGGGCCGCGAGGCGGTGCTCGGCGCTCGCCGCCCGGGGGGCGAGGTGCGCCCCGAGGCTGAGACCGACCAGGGCGACCCGCTCCGGGTCGACCTCGGGCCGCGCGACCGTGTGGTCGACGGCCGCGGCCACGACGGTTTCCCAGTCCGGCCGCATCGTCAGCCCCTGCTGGAGCAGGGCGGCGCCCTGCCCCGGACCGTCGAAGGCCAGCACGTGGTAGCCGCGGCGCAGCGCCGCGGCCCCGGTGAGCAGGTAGAGCTCCTCGCACGGCCCGTCGTACCCGCCGGTCAGGATCAGCGTGGCCCGCGGCTGCCCGTCGGCGGCGGCCGGGAAGAACCA
It contains:
- a CDS encoding alpha/beta fold hydrolase, which encodes MTTFLKDELLDAQVQRTLGTAGAGGADLGECLAAVAAVDGTDLDSWHAAWTAVADRLRRLAEAEEAAGNRESARGAYLRAGSYYRTAGVLLFTAPVDPRLAECDARQREMFTAAFRLMDLPPERVRIPFEGGTLPGWFFPAAADGQPRATLILTGGYDGPCEELYLLTGAAALRRGYHVLAFDGPGQGAALLQQGLTMRPDWETVVAAAVDHTVARPEVDPERVALVGLSLGAHLAPRAASAEHRLAALVADCGAFSLYEGFLARMPASLATGLRENRAWARLAVRVVTARVLRKPTAGWALRRGMQVHGVRSPLAYLDVLRDYTLAGRAERITCPTWVCNAENDDIGASAPELVARLTCPHEFVRFTAADGAGDHCEAGARSRYHAESFRWLDALLRPREDSERMKPAS